The Mangifera indica cultivar Alphonso unplaced genomic scaffold, CATAS_Mindica_2.1 Un_0045, whole genome shotgun sequence genome includes a window with the following:
- the LOC123206691 gene encoding scopoletin 8-hydroxylase-like, with translation MAPSFNDCESLFNFVVKKGNGVKGMVDMGLSEVPDPYIQPPLERIDKQTARLHALPPIDLTKLDGAQHEQVVEEITRAASTLGFFQVVNHGVPVELLESLKEAAHAFFGQSPEKKAAYCKGVSPSPLVKYGTSFVPEKEKALEWKDYVSMIYTSDAEALQQWPQGCKEVALEYLRTSIKMVRKLLEVLFQNLGVTLEDSKIDALIGTKMVNMNYYPACPNPELTVGVGRHSDLGILTVLLQDGIGGLYVKVEEDLDSGRKGQWVEIPPVPGALVINVGDSLQIISNGRYKSAEHRVGTTSTNSRVSIPIFTMPKPTEKIGPLPHLVEQEGTCFKELLFQDYMNNFFSNAHDGKKSLEFALATSL, from the exons ATGGCTCCAAGTTTCAACGACTGTGAATCGCTCTTCAACTTCGTTGTTAAAAAGGGCAATGGCGTGAAAGGCATGGTGGACATGGGGCTATCAGAGGTACCAGATCCCTACATTCAACCGCCACTAGAGCGAATCGACAAGCAAACTGCACGCCTACACGCTCTGCCGCCCATCGACTTGACCAAGCTTGACGGGGCTCAGCACGAGCAAGTGGTGGAAGAAATTACCCGAGCTGCTAGCACTCTTGGGTTCTTCCAAGTGGTGAACCATGGCGTGCCCGTTGAGTTGCTGGAGTCGCTTAAGGAAGCTGCTCACGCTTTCTTCGGCCAGTCGCCGGAAAAGAAGGCTGCTTATTGCAAAGGCGTGAGTCCGAGCCCCTTGGTGAAATATGGAACGAGCTTTGTGCCTGAGAAGGAGAAAGCATTGGAATGGAAAGACTATGTTAGTATGATTTATACTAGTGACGCTGAAGCCCTTCAACAGTGGCCTCAAGGGTGCAA GGAAGTTGCACTCGAGTACTTAAGAACATCAATCAAGATGGTGAGAAAACTACTTGAAGTTTTGTTTCAGAATCTTGGAGTGACTCTTGAAGACTCCAAAATCGATGCTTTAATTGGGACCAAGATGGTGAACATGAACTATTATCCTGCATGCCCTAATCCAGAGCTTACTGTTGGTGTGGGACGGCACTCAGATCTTGGCATCCTTACTGTTCTTCTTCAAGATGGAATCGGTGGTTTATATGTAAAAGTAGAAGAAGATCTTGATTCAGGAAGAAAAGGCCAATGGGTTGAGATTCCGCCAGTACCCGGTGCTTTAGTTATCAATGTTGGCGACTCTCTACAG ATAATAAGCAATGGCAGGTACAAAAGTGCTGAGCATAGAGTAGGCACCACAAGCACCAATTCAAGAGTGTCAATCCCAATCTTCACAATGCCCAAACCAACAGAGAAGATCGGGCCTCTGCCTCACCTTGTGGAGCAAGAGGGGACTTGTTTTAAAGAGCTTCTGTTCCAGGATTACATGAACAATTTCTTCAGCAATGCTCATGATGGGAAGAAGTCTCTTGAATTTGCACTAGCCACCTCCCTCTAG